The Dioscorea cayenensis subsp. rotundata cultivar TDr96_F1 chromosome 21, TDr96_F1_v2_PseudoChromosome.rev07_lg8_w22 25.fasta, whole genome shotgun sequence genome includes a region encoding these proteins:
- the LOC120252554 gene encoding disease resistance protein RPS2-like isoform X1, with amino-acid sequence MMHAEERLLDLVGAMEDLKAMRNRVLREIELQEEKGKQRTQKVQAWLDKVVDMDQCTNQLVIDFSRCCVTGCCSLNIYSRLNVSRKATKLKKEIDGLMNEKNNLSVLAKKRPSKPIIDMPISTTNVGIMTGSNLRVIRDYLGDKTFGIIGIYGMGGIGKTTLLKEIERSIYDWNMGFDYVIHAKASYELHVEDLRDCIAEQLSLCGPSRETIFKFLKYKNFLLLLDDLWEELDITVLGIPDPHDESYVTTLYKHTVVFTTRSNKVCDCMKANKKIKLECLDKDEGWQLFKENLAMDLEGKPFIEEAAREVANLCGGLPLALVMVGQAMSNKTSTTEWNFILDQLWSGLCSSLCESMFLYLRSSYDSLANKILQQCFLCFCLWPKKKLISTEDLIKCWLEFGLISCFDSLSEAYMHGCYILEILEEASLVVTHDNKRVAKVHEVIHEMAQWIASRAGGGSHKPWFVRQNITSEQLSSEEVEAWFQLERVSIVNCNLNCLPELQFECPSLLSLNIQHNRGLKNLPKIFFQQMSNLAYLNLSFTGIHEFPASIMDLCNLEFLDISCTRINSLPNKLGNLKKLKYLFCGYLFLGELQVELLSSLHSLQVLDVYPYGYVESNALFILRQRGVKGIGMCVSSNYILEQLSNLPIVNINIKYINGLSTLHFSSLTSEEHGGPKELQISFSVAIQNLVINNKSKTSLKLLRLYQLQNLRSFVWTIEPKEVFPMLQIVQIEACFSLTSLHWVFHLPLLHALLLQDCYKMKELVNEEEREIKEDDVITTFPKLKYLKIVRLPKLVEISSCAIDFPHLSKVHLEDCPNLKRLPFKPDIVSNQGLLIKCERKWWERLEWDDANVHSQFCSNSTEDEEIAEFFVGNVPTEDEEIAEFFVGNVPAFGHKDLPRKFGRHEVLRDYVPLWGSVSICGRRPQMEDAVMTVPRFFHIPITMLPADLVVDGIIPDLISLSGHFFGVYDGHGGSQVANYCRERLHLALVEELTIVGTSTGDDWQKQWEKAFINCFLKVDDEVCGEISRGTTGSTSDAFEEFSISMGFDSFGMSEPVAPENVGSTALVAVICSSHIIIANCGDSRAVLCRGEQPVALSNDHKPNREDEYARIEAEGGEVVIHSDRYCVCGVLPVSRSIGDRYLKPFIIPDPEITVVQRTSEDEYLILASDGLWDVMSNEEVCDAARRRILLWHKKSAGTTATPSLIQKGEEADSAAQAAADYLSNLAMEKGSMDNITVIVVDLKAGMRKLVSSWT; translated from the exons GTTGTGGACATGGATCAATGTACAAATCAGTTGGTGATTGATTTTAGTAGATGTTGTGTCACCGGATGTTGCTCCCTAAATATTTATTCAAGATTAAATGTCAGCAGAAAAgcaacaaaattaaagaaagaaatagatGGATTGATGAACGAAAAAAATAATCTGAGTGTTTTGGCAAAGAAGAGGCCTTCTAAACCAATCATAGATATGCCAATCTCAACCACAAATGTTGGCATAATGACTGGGTCCAATTTGCGTGTCATCCGTGATTACCTAGGAGATAAAACATTTGGGATAATTGGGATTTATGGTATGGGTGGGATTGGCAAAACCACTCTCCTGAAAGAAATCGAAAGGTCCATATATGATTGGAATATGGGCTTCGATTATGTCATTCATGCTAAAGCTTCATATGAACTTCATGTTGAAGATCTTCGTGACTGTATAGCTGAACAGTTGTCATTGTGCGGGCCCAGCAGAGAAACtattttcaagtttttaaaatataaaaacttcttATTGTTGCTAGATGATTTATGGGAGGAATTGGACATCACAGTTCTTGGAATTCCTGATCCACATGATGAGAGTTATGTAACAACTCTATACAAGCACACAGTAGTTTTTACCACTCGATCAAATAAAGTATGTGATTGCATGAAAGCTAACAAAAAGATTAAATTGGAATGCTTAGACAAAGATGAAGGGTGGCAgcttttcaaagaaaatttagCAATGGATTTGGAAGGTAAGCCTTTTATAGAGGAAGCAGCAAGGGAGGTGGCCAATTTATGTGGTGGCTTGCCACTAGCTCTTGTAATGGTTGGGCAGGCTATGTCAAACAAGACATCAACAACAGAGTGGAATTTCATCCTCGATCAACTGTGGAGTGGGCTTTGCTCAAGTTTATGTGAatcaatgtttttatatttgagaaGCAGCTATGATAGTCTAGCAAATAAAATTCTTCAacagtgtttcttatgtttttgtttgtggcCTAAAAAAAAGCTCATCTCAACTGAAGATCTAATCAAATGCTGGTTAGAGTTTGGACTGATCTCTTGTTTTGATTCTTTATCTGAAGCTTACATGCATGGATGTTATATCCTTGAAATCCTGGAGGAAGCAAGTTTGGTAGTAACTCATGATAATAAAAGGGTAGCTAAGGTACATGAAGTAATACATGAAATGGCTCAATGGATAGCCTCAAGAGCTGGGGGTGGTAGCCACAAGCCATGGTTTGTTAGACAAAACATTACCTCAGAACAATTGTCATCGGAGGAGGTGGAGGCATGGTTTCAGCTGGAACGGGTGTCAATAGTTAACTGTAATCTAAATTGTTTGCCCGAGTTGCAGTTTGAGTGCCCAAGTCTCTTGAGTTTGAACATTCAACATAATCGGGGGTTGAAAAATCTACCAAAAATCTTTTTCCAGCAAATGTCAAATCTCGCATACTTGAATCTATCTTTTACAGGAATCCACGAGTTTCCAGCCTCGATCATGGATTTGTGTAATCTTGAGTTTCTCGATATATCATGCACAAGAATCAATTCACTTCCAAACAAGCTAGGAAATTTGAAAAAACTGAAATATCTTTTCTGTGGATATCTGTTTCTAGGCGAATTACAAGTTGAGCTCTTGTCAAGTTTGCACAGCCTGCAGGTGCTTGATGTCTATCCATATGGGTATGTAGAATCAAATGCATTGTTTATATTGAGACAGAGAGGTGTTAAAGGTATAGGGATGTGTGTATCTTCGAATTATATCCTAGAACAACTCTCCAACTTGCCAATCGTCaacattaatattaaatatatcaatGGCTTGTCGACACTTCACTTCAGTAGTTTAACAAGTGAAGAGCATGGGGGTCCGAAGGAGCTACAAATTAGTTTTTCCGTTGCCATTCAAAACCTTGtgattaataataaaagtaaaacaagtctcAAGCTTCTTAGATTATATCAGCTCCAAAATTTGCGAAGCTTTGTCTGGACAATTGAGCCGAAAGAAGTTTTTCCAATGCTTCAAATAGTCCAAATTGAAGCATGCTTTAGTTTGACAAGTCTTCATTGGGTCTTTCATCTCCCGCTACTTCATGCTTTATTATTACAAGATTGTTATAAGATGAAAGAGCTAGTaaatgaagaggagagagaaatcaaagaagatgATGTCATCACTACTTTCCCCAAACTAAAGTATCTGAAAATAGTTCGTTTACCAAAACTAGTGGAAATAAGCAGTTGTGCAATAGATTTCCCTCATCTTTCAAAGGTTCACTTGGAGGACTGTCCAAATTTGAAGAGGCTTCCATTCAAACCGGACATTGTTAGCAACCAAGGCCTATTGATTAAATGTGAAAGGAAATGGTGGGAGAGATTAGAGTGGGATGATGCCAATGTTCATTCTCAATTCTGCTCAAATAGcacagaagatgaagaaattgcagaattttttg TTGGCAATGTTCCCACggaagatgaagaaattgcAGAATTTTTTG TTGGCAATGTTCCCGCATTTGGTCATAAAGACCTTCCAAGGAAATTTGGGCGTCACGAG GTTTTGCGGGATTATGTGCCACTGTGGGGATCCGTTTCAATCTGTGGGAGACGGCCGCAAATGGAAGATGCGGTGATGACGGTACCCCGGTTCTTTCACATTCCGATTACGATGCTACCTGCTGACCTTGTTGTGGATGGCATCATCCCTGATTTGATATCTCTGTCTGGTCATTTCTTTGGAGTTTATGATGGGCATGGTGGATCTCAGGTTGCTAACTATTGCCGAGAGCGTCTCCATCTGGCATTGGTTGAAGAGTTGACAATTGTAGGAACAAGCACTGGGGATGATTGGCAGAAACAGTGGGAGAAGGCCTTCATCAATTGTTTTCTCAAGGTTGATGATGAGGTTTGTGGGGAAATCAGTAGAGGCACCACCGGAAGTACAAGTGATGCATTTGAGGAATTTAGTATCAGTATGGGTTTTGATTCTTTTGGCATGTCAGAACCTGTTGCCCCAGAGAATGTGGGATCTACTGCTCTGGTTGCTGTTATTTGTTCATCTCACATTATCATTGCGAATTGTGGGGACTCTAGGGCAGTCCTCTGTCGTGGGGAACAACCAGTGGCTTTATCCAACGATCATAAACCAAACAGGGAGGACGAGTATGCTAGAATTGAAGCTGAGGGAGGTGAGGTTGTTATTCATTCTGATAGATACTGTGTCTGTGGAGTGCTGCCAGTGTCAAGATCAATTGGGGACAGGTACTTGAAACCATTTATCATTCCTGACCCAGAAATCACGGTTGTTCAAAGaacaagtgaagatgaataccTCATTCTGGCTAGTGATGGCTTATGGGATGTCATGTCCAATGAAGAAGTATGCGATGCAGCCCGCAGACGGATTCTGCTCTGGCACAAGAAGAGTGCTGGTACCACTGCCACGCCATCTCTCATCCAAAAGGGTGAGGAAGCTGATTCTGCTGCTCAAGCCGCTGCTGACTATCTCTCCAATCTTGCCATGGAAAAGGGTAGCATGGATAATATCACGGTCATCGTAGTGGACTTGAAAGCCGGGATGAGGAAGCTGGTCAGCAGTTGGACCTAA
- the LOC120252596 gene encoding disease resistance protein UNI-like — MDFVGKLCIGAVCSCIQSPVESEGMGHIFCTKEKLDSLDSPMEALMARKRDFETQLDIPCSSRQRPSYQLQLCLEKVSEKDEEVKQLKDKFGKQGCIFGTCYLNCYSRYRTSRDAMVLLNEINELKEEQLQVSFVEEQPPIPVPASLKVVGRGIGSNLDVTRSYLADETVGMVGIWGMGGVGKTTLLRKIYNSLLDDENTGFNYVILVVATKDVQLEKLREEIATKLQLISSSSKEGISNFLKTKNFVLLLDDIWVVVDLVELGIPHPHSNDNSTKQYKRKVIFTTRSEELCTKMRANEKIKVECLEPQEAWDLFKENVNLDVIESDVRMKEIARQVMNECRGLPLTLILIGKAMSNKKNFEEWDYVLRSMRKSKTSIIQDVEKSLYPTLEISYDNLPNKLYKDCFLYISLWPRGVGISNEDIIDFWIGLGLIHEFDNLREAYGHGQYILRLLEAACLLEPYEKAYMEFQKDLRLHDVIRDMALWIVAKV, encoded by the exons ATGGACTTTGTTGGGAAACTTTGCATTGGGGCTGTCTGTTCTTGCATTCAGAGTCCTGTTGAGAGTGAGGGCATGGGCCATATCTTTTGCACAAAAGAGAAACTTGATAGTTTAGACAGCCCCATGGAAGCTCTCATGGCCAGGAAGAGGGACTTTGAGACCCAGCTTGATATTCCCTGCAGCTCAAGACAAAGACCATCCTATCAGCTTCAACTCTGCCTCGAAAAG GTTAGTGAAAAAGATGAGGAGGTAAAGCAGTTGAAAGATAAATTTGGCAAACAGGGATGCATTTTTGGTACTTGTTATCTAAATTGTTATTCAAGGTATAGAACAAGTAGAGATGCAATGGTTTTATTGAATGAGATAAATGAGTTGAAAGAAGAACAATTACAAGTCTCATTTGTAGAGGAACAACCTCCTATACCAGTCCCTGCTTCATTAAAAGTAGTGGGAAGAGGAATTGGTTCAAATCTTGATGTTACTCGCAGTTATCTAGCAGATGAAACAGTCGGAATGGTGGGGATATGGGGCATGGGGGGTGTCGGCAAGACCACACTATTGAGAAAAATCTACAACTCATTGTTGGATGATGAAAACACAGGATTCAATTATGTAATATTGGTTGTGGCTACAAAAGATGTTCAGTTGGAAAAGCTTCGGGAAGAGATAGCTACAAAATTGCAATTGATCAGTTCATCTAGCAAAGAAGGCATATCCAATTTcttgaaaactaaaaattttgtattgctcTTGGATGATATATGGGTTGTAGTAGATCTTGTGGAACTTGGGATTCCTCATCCTCATAGTAACGACAACTCCACCAAACAATACAAGCGGAAAGTGATTTTCACTACTCGATCTGAAGAATTGTGCACTAAGATGAGGGCTAATGAGAAGATTAAAGTTGAATGCTTAGAGCCACAAGAAGCATGGGATCTTTTCAAAGAGAATGTTAACTTAGATGTTATTGAGTCGGATGTGAGGATGAAGGAAATAGCAAGACAAGTGATGAATGAATGCAGAGGTTTGCCACTCACTCTTATACTGATTGGTAAAGCCATGTCGAACAAAAAGAATTTTGAAGAGTGGGACTATGTACTCAGGTCTATGAGGAAGTCCAAAACTAGTATAATTCAAGATGTGGAGAAATCATTGTATCCCACTCTAGAAATAAGTTATGACAATCTCCCTAATAAACTTTATAAAGATTGTTttctatatatttctttatgGCCAAGAGGTGTCGGTATCTCCAATGAAGATATTATAGACTTCTGGATAGGACTTGGACTAATCCATGAATTTGATAATCTGAGGGAAGCTTATGGTCATGGGCAGTATATCCTTCGTTTACTAGAGGCAGCATGTTTGTTGGAGCCTTATGAGAAAGCATATATGGAGTTTCAAAAAGATCTGAGGTTACATGATGTGATTCGTGATATGGCTCTGTGGATAGTGGCAAAAGTCTGA
- the LOC120252554 gene encoding disease resistance protein RPS2-like isoform X2: MMHAEERLLDLVGAMEDLKAMRNRVLREIELQEEKGKQRTQKVQAWLDKVVDMDQCTNQLVIDFSRCCVTGCCSLNIYSRLNVSRKATKLKKEIDGLMNEKNNLSVLAKKRPSKPIIDMPISTTNVGIMTGSNLRVIRDYLGDKTFGIIGIYGMGGIGKTTLLKEIERSIYDWNMGFDYVIHAKASYELHVEDLRDCIAEQLSLCGPSRETIFKFLKYKNFLLLLDDLWEELDITVLGIPDPHDESYVTTLYKHTVVFTTRSNKVCDCMKANKKIKLECLDKDEGWQLFKENLAMDLEGKPFIEEAAREVANLCGGLPLALVMVGQAMSNKTSTTEWNFILDQLWSGLCSSLCESMFLYLRSSYDSLANKILQQCFLCFCLWPKKKLISTEDLIKCWLEFGLISCFDSLSEAYMHGCYILEILEEASLVVTHDNKRVAKVHEVIHEMAQWIASRAGGGSHKPWFVRQNITSEQLSSEEVEAWFQLERVSIVNCNLNCLPELQFECPSLLSLNIQHNRGLKNLPKIFFQQMSNLAYLNLSFTGIHEFPASIMDLCNLEFLDISCTRINSLPNKLGNLKKLKYLFCGYLFLGELQVELLSSLHSLQVLDVYPYGYVESNALFILRQRGVKGIGMCVSSNYILEQLSNLPIVNINIKYINGLSTLHFSSLTSEEHGGPKELQISFSVAIQNLVINNKSKTSLKLLRLYQLQNLRSFVWTIEPKEVFPMLQIVQIEACFSLTSLHWVFHLPLLHALLLQDCYKMKELVNEEEREIKEDDVITTFPKLKYLKIVRLPKLVEISSCAIDFPHLSKVHLEDCPNLKRLPFKPDIVSNQGLLIKCERKWWERLEWDDANVHSQFCSNSTEDEEIAEFFVGNVPAFGHKDLPRKFGRHEVLRDYVPLWGSVSICGRRPQMEDAVMTVPRFFHIPITMLPADLVVDGIIPDLISLSGHFFGVYDGHGGSQVANYCRERLHLALVEELTIVGTSTGDDWQKQWEKAFINCFLKVDDEVCGEISRGTTGSTSDAFEEFSISMGFDSFGMSEPVAPENVGSTALVAVICSSHIIIANCGDSRAVLCRGEQPVALSNDHKPNREDEYARIEAEGGEVVIHSDRYCVCGVLPVSRSIGDRYLKPFIIPDPEITVVQRTSEDEYLILASDGLWDVMSNEEVCDAARRRILLWHKKSAGTTATPSLIQKGEEADSAAQAAADYLSNLAMEKGSMDNITVIVVDLKAGMRKLVSSWT, encoded by the exons GTTGTGGACATGGATCAATGTACAAATCAGTTGGTGATTGATTTTAGTAGATGTTGTGTCACCGGATGTTGCTCCCTAAATATTTATTCAAGATTAAATGTCAGCAGAAAAgcaacaaaattaaagaaagaaatagatGGATTGATGAACGAAAAAAATAATCTGAGTGTTTTGGCAAAGAAGAGGCCTTCTAAACCAATCATAGATATGCCAATCTCAACCACAAATGTTGGCATAATGACTGGGTCCAATTTGCGTGTCATCCGTGATTACCTAGGAGATAAAACATTTGGGATAATTGGGATTTATGGTATGGGTGGGATTGGCAAAACCACTCTCCTGAAAGAAATCGAAAGGTCCATATATGATTGGAATATGGGCTTCGATTATGTCATTCATGCTAAAGCTTCATATGAACTTCATGTTGAAGATCTTCGTGACTGTATAGCTGAACAGTTGTCATTGTGCGGGCCCAGCAGAGAAACtattttcaagtttttaaaatataaaaacttcttATTGTTGCTAGATGATTTATGGGAGGAATTGGACATCACAGTTCTTGGAATTCCTGATCCACATGATGAGAGTTATGTAACAACTCTATACAAGCACACAGTAGTTTTTACCACTCGATCAAATAAAGTATGTGATTGCATGAAAGCTAACAAAAAGATTAAATTGGAATGCTTAGACAAAGATGAAGGGTGGCAgcttttcaaagaaaatttagCAATGGATTTGGAAGGTAAGCCTTTTATAGAGGAAGCAGCAAGGGAGGTGGCCAATTTATGTGGTGGCTTGCCACTAGCTCTTGTAATGGTTGGGCAGGCTATGTCAAACAAGACATCAACAACAGAGTGGAATTTCATCCTCGATCAACTGTGGAGTGGGCTTTGCTCAAGTTTATGTGAatcaatgtttttatatttgagaaGCAGCTATGATAGTCTAGCAAATAAAATTCTTCAacagtgtttcttatgtttttgtttgtggcCTAAAAAAAAGCTCATCTCAACTGAAGATCTAATCAAATGCTGGTTAGAGTTTGGACTGATCTCTTGTTTTGATTCTTTATCTGAAGCTTACATGCATGGATGTTATATCCTTGAAATCCTGGAGGAAGCAAGTTTGGTAGTAACTCATGATAATAAAAGGGTAGCTAAGGTACATGAAGTAATACATGAAATGGCTCAATGGATAGCCTCAAGAGCTGGGGGTGGTAGCCACAAGCCATGGTTTGTTAGACAAAACATTACCTCAGAACAATTGTCATCGGAGGAGGTGGAGGCATGGTTTCAGCTGGAACGGGTGTCAATAGTTAACTGTAATCTAAATTGTTTGCCCGAGTTGCAGTTTGAGTGCCCAAGTCTCTTGAGTTTGAACATTCAACATAATCGGGGGTTGAAAAATCTACCAAAAATCTTTTTCCAGCAAATGTCAAATCTCGCATACTTGAATCTATCTTTTACAGGAATCCACGAGTTTCCAGCCTCGATCATGGATTTGTGTAATCTTGAGTTTCTCGATATATCATGCACAAGAATCAATTCACTTCCAAACAAGCTAGGAAATTTGAAAAAACTGAAATATCTTTTCTGTGGATATCTGTTTCTAGGCGAATTACAAGTTGAGCTCTTGTCAAGTTTGCACAGCCTGCAGGTGCTTGATGTCTATCCATATGGGTATGTAGAATCAAATGCATTGTTTATATTGAGACAGAGAGGTGTTAAAGGTATAGGGATGTGTGTATCTTCGAATTATATCCTAGAACAACTCTCCAACTTGCCAATCGTCaacattaatattaaatatatcaatGGCTTGTCGACACTTCACTTCAGTAGTTTAACAAGTGAAGAGCATGGGGGTCCGAAGGAGCTACAAATTAGTTTTTCCGTTGCCATTCAAAACCTTGtgattaataataaaagtaaaacaagtctcAAGCTTCTTAGATTATATCAGCTCCAAAATTTGCGAAGCTTTGTCTGGACAATTGAGCCGAAAGAAGTTTTTCCAATGCTTCAAATAGTCCAAATTGAAGCATGCTTTAGTTTGACAAGTCTTCATTGGGTCTTTCATCTCCCGCTACTTCATGCTTTATTATTACAAGATTGTTATAAGATGAAAGAGCTAGTaaatgaagaggagagagaaatcaaagaagatgATGTCATCACTACTTTCCCCAAACTAAAGTATCTGAAAATAGTTCGTTTACCAAAACTAGTGGAAATAAGCAGTTGTGCAATAGATTTCCCTCATCTTTCAAAGGTTCACTTGGAGGACTGTCCAAATTTGAAGAGGCTTCCATTCAAACCGGACATTGTTAGCAACCAAGGCCTATTGATTAAATGTGAAAGGAAATGGTGGGAGAGATTAGAGTGGGATGATGCCAATGTTCATTCTCAATTCTGCTCAAATAGcacagaagatgaagaaattgcagaattttttg TTGGCAATGTTCCCGCATTTGGTCATAAAGACCTTCCAAGGAAATTTGGGCGTCACGAG GTTTTGCGGGATTATGTGCCACTGTGGGGATCCGTTTCAATCTGTGGGAGACGGCCGCAAATGGAAGATGCGGTGATGACGGTACCCCGGTTCTTTCACATTCCGATTACGATGCTACCTGCTGACCTTGTTGTGGATGGCATCATCCCTGATTTGATATCTCTGTCTGGTCATTTCTTTGGAGTTTATGATGGGCATGGTGGATCTCAGGTTGCTAACTATTGCCGAGAGCGTCTCCATCTGGCATTGGTTGAAGAGTTGACAATTGTAGGAACAAGCACTGGGGATGATTGGCAGAAACAGTGGGAGAAGGCCTTCATCAATTGTTTTCTCAAGGTTGATGATGAGGTTTGTGGGGAAATCAGTAGAGGCACCACCGGAAGTACAAGTGATGCATTTGAGGAATTTAGTATCAGTATGGGTTTTGATTCTTTTGGCATGTCAGAACCTGTTGCCCCAGAGAATGTGGGATCTACTGCTCTGGTTGCTGTTATTTGTTCATCTCACATTATCATTGCGAATTGTGGGGACTCTAGGGCAGTCCTCTGTCGTGGGGAACAACCAGTGGCTTTATCCAACGATCATAAACCAAACAGGGAGGACGAGTATGCTAGAATTGAAGCTGAGGGAGGTGAGGTTGTTATTCATTCTGATAGATACTGTGTCTGTGGAGTGCTGCCAGTGTCAAGATCAATTGGGGACAGGTACTTGAAACCATTTATCATTCCTGACCCAGAAATCACGGTTGTTCAAAGaacaagtgaagatgaataccTCATTCTGGCTAGTGATGGCTTATGGGATGTCATGTCCAATGAAGAAGTATGCGATGCAGCCCGCAGACGGATTCTGCTCTGGCACAAGAAGAGTGCTGGTACCACTGCCACGCCATCTCTCATCCAAAAGGGTGAGGAAGCTGATTCTGCTGCTCAAGCCGCTGCTGACTATCTCTCCAATCTTGCCATGGAAAAGGGTAGCATGGATAATATCACGGTCATCGTAGTGGACTTGAAAGCCGGGATGAGGAAGCTGGTCAGCAGTTGGACCTAA